In Quercus robur chromosome 11, dhQueRobu3.1, whole genome shotgun sequence, the following proteins share a genomic window:
- the LOC126707456 gene encoding protein transport protein Sec24-like At3g07100: protein MGTENPGRPNFPARPAATPFAAAPPQNVMPFSSSGPLVGSEASGFRPTPPAAPQPTVPFSSSRPLAGSQSSGFRLPPPPRYNDPSVPPPASNVPPTGGPFQRFPTPPFPSTVQAPASRVPPVGQPIAQPPAPPVSFRPQPQIPPVPMGAPPQSVNSAPPNVNVPYSVSDSSFAAPMTNFQSSFPGYARMQSNADLQPPPMQSPFPSHQGGYAPAPPTSSTPFLSHQGGYVPPPPVAAPLGLQSRDQMQYPGSGPPGSIQGLIEDFSSLSIGSVPGSIDPGVDPKALPRPLEGDVEPKLFSEMYPMNCNPRFLRLTTSGIPNSQSLASRWHLPLGAVVCPLAEAPDGEEVPVVNFVSTGIIRCRRCRTYVNPYVTFTDAGRKWRCNICSLLNDVPGDYFAHLDATGKRIDLDQRPELTKGSVEFVAPTEYMMRPPMPPVYFFLIDVSVSAVRSGMIEVVAQTIRSCLDELPGYPRTQIGFATFDSAIHFYNMKSSLTQPQMMVVSDLDDIFVPLPDDLLVNLSESRSVVETFLDSLPSMFQDNVNVESAFGPALKAAFMVMSQLGGKLLIFQNTLPSLGVGRLKLRGDDLRVYGTDKEHMLRIPEDQFYKQMAAELTKYQIAVNVYAFSDKYTDIASLGTLAKYTGGQVCYYPGFQSAIHGEKLRHELARDLTRETAWESVMRIRCGKGVRFTSYHGNFMLRSTDLMALPAVDCDKAYAMQLTLEETLLTTQTVYFQVALLYTASCGERRIRVHTAAAPVVADLGEMYRQADVGAVVSVFSRLAIEKTLSSKLEDARNSVQLRIVKALKEYRNLYAVQHRLGGRIIFPESLKFLPLYGLALCRSTPLRGGYADAPLDERCSAGYTMMTLPVKKLLKLLYPSLIRLDEYLLKASAQVDDFKNLEKRLPLAAENLDSRGLYLYDDGFRFNIWFGRALSPDVAMNLLGADFAAELSKVTLSERENEMSRKLMRILKKFRESDPSYYHLCHLVRQGEQPREGFLLLSNLVEDQMGGANGYVDWILQIHRQVQQNP, encoded by the exons aTGGGGACTGAAAATCCTGGTCGTCCAAATTTTCCTGCTAGACCTGCAGCTACGCCTTTTGCTGCTGCTCCTCCTCAGAATGTGATGCCTTTTTCATCATCTGGTCCTTTGGTTGGATCAGAGGCCTCTGGTTTCAGGCCTACTCCACCAGCTGCTCCTCAGCCCACAGTGCCTTTTTCATCATCTAGGCCTTTGGCTGGATCCCAATCCTCTGGTTTTAGACTTCCACCACCACCTAGATATAATGATCCTTCTGTGCCTCCACCAGCATCAAATGTACCACCTACGGGTGGACCATTCCAGCGTTTCCCAACACCACCTTTTCCCTCAACAGTTCAAGCACCCGCTTCACGTGTCCCGCCTGTGGGGCAACCAATAGCTCAACCTCCTGCTCCACCAGTTTCCTTTCGCCCACAGCCGCAGATACCACCAGTGCCAATGGGAGCTCCACCTCAAAGTGTAAACTCTGCACCACCTAATGTGAATGTTCCTTACTCTGTCTCAGATTCATCGTTTGCAGCGCCCATGACAAATTTTCAGTCGTCATTTCCTGGATATGCTCGGATGCAGTCTAATGCGGATTTACAACCACCGCCTATGCAGTCTCCTTTTCCTTCTCACCAAGGAGGTTATGCACCTGCCCCGCCGACTTCTTCCACCCCTTTTCTTTCTCACCAAGGAGGTTATGTTCCACCTCCACCAGTGGCAGCGCCATTGGGTCTGCAGTCAAGGGATCAAATGCAGTATCCGGGCTCTGGACCTCCTGGTTCCATCCAAGGTTTGATCGAAGACTTCAGCTCTCTCTCTATTGGGTCTGTTCCTGGGTCAATTGATCCAGGAGTTGATCCTAAAGCACTACCAAGGCCATTAGAAGGTGATGTGGAGCCAAAATTGTTTTCTGAGATGTATCCTATGAATTGCAATCCTCGATTTTTACGACTTACAACCAGTGGTATTCCAAATTCCCAGTCTTTGGCTTCAAGGTGGCATTTGCCTCTTGGAGCAGTTGTGTGTCCACTTGCGGAAGCTCCAGATGGG GAAGAAGTGCCAGTGGTTAATTTCGTTTCAACGGGCATTATTCGTTGTAGAAGATGTCGCACATACGTGAATCCATATGTCACATTTACAGATGCTGGGAGAAAGTGGCGTTGCAACATCTGTTCTCTGCTAAATGATG TTCCTGGAGACTATTTTGCCCATTTAGATGCCACTGGTAAAAGAATTGATTTGGATCAGCGACCTGAGCTTACAAAAGGTAGTGTGGAATTTGTTGCTCCAACTGAATATATGATGCGGCCTCCCATGCCTCCAGTATACTTTTTCCTCATTGATGTCTCTGTATCTGCAGTCAGAAGTGGTATGATTGAG GTTGTGGCCCAAACGATCAGATCTTGTTTGGATGAGCTGCCTGGCTACCCCAGAACACAAATTGGATTTGCGACATTTGACAGCGcaatacatttttataatatgaag TCATCTTTGACACAGCCACAAATGATGGTTGTCTCAGATCTGGATGACATATTTGTACCATTGCCGGATGATCTCCTTGTCAATTTGTCCGAATCCAGAAGTGTGGTGGAAACATTCCTAGATAGCTTGCCTTCCATGTTTCAGGACAATGTGAATGTGGAATCTGCTTTTGGTCCTGCTCTTAAAGCGGCATTCATGGTTATG AGCCAACTTGGGGggaaattgttaatttttcagAACACACTTCCATCTCTTGGTGTTGGTCGCTTAAAATTGCGTGGAGATGATCTTCGTGTTTATGGAACAGATAAAGAACACATGTTAAGAATTCCTGAAGATCAATTCTACAAGCAAATGGCTGCTGAATTAACTAAGTACCAGATAGCAGTGAATGTATACGCTTTCAGTGACAAGTACACTGATATAGCCTCTTTAG GAACTCTGGCAAAATATACTGGAGGTCAGGTGTGTTATTATCCAGGCTTCCAATCTGCCATTCATGGAGAGAAGTTGAGGCATGAGTTAGCCAGAGACCTTACAAGGGAAACTGCCTGGGAATCTGTCATGCGCATAAGATGTGGAAAAG GTGTCCGATTTACCTCTTATCATGGAAATTTTATGCTAAGATCTACGGATCTAATGGCACTTCCAGCTGTAGATTGTGATAAAGCGTACGCAATGCAGTTGACTCTTGAAGAGACATTATTGACAACTCAGACAGTATATTTCCAAGTTGCTTTGCT ATATACTGCATCATGTGGAGAAAGGCGTATTAGAGTACACACAGCAGCTGCACCAGTGGTTGCAGATCTTGGAGAGATGTATCGCCAGGCTGATGTTGGTGCTGTTGTTTCTGTGTTTAGCAGGCTAG CAATTGAGAAAACGTTGTCCAGTAAACTCGAAGATGCACGAAACTCTGTGCAACTAAGAATTGTTAAAGCCCTTAAAGAGTATCGAAATCTTTATGCTGTGCAACATCGGTTAGGAGGCAGGATAATATTTCCAGAGTCTCTGAAGTTCTTGCCTTTGTACGGATTAGCACTTTGTAGATCCACACCTCTTCGGGGAGGATATGCTGATGCTCCACTTGATGAGCGCTGTTCAGCAGGTTACACAATGATGACTCTACCAGTGAAGAAATTGTTGAAGCTTCTATATCCTAGCTTGATTCGACTGGACGAGTATCTTTTGAAG GCATCTGCTCAAGTCGATGACTTCAAAAACCTTGAGAAAAGATTACCACTGGCTGCTGAGAACTTAGATTCCAGAGGCCTTTATTTATATGATGATGGTTTTCGCTTTAATATATGGTTTGGTAGAGCTCTTTCACCTGATGTGGCCATGAATTTACTTGGTGCAGACTTTGCAGCAGAATTGTCAAAG